DNA from Synechococcus elongatus PCC 6301:
TGGATTCCGGCATTGGTATTAAGCCGATCAGTAAAACGGGTAGCCAGCGTCTGATTCGTCGTGCGATCGAGCATGCCCTACGCCTCGAAGGCCGCAAGCGACATGTCACCCTTGTCCACAAGGGCAACATCATGAAGTTCACGGAAGGTGCTTTCCGGGACTGGGGCTATGAACTGGCCACGACTGAGTTCCGAACCGACTGTGTGACTGAACGGGAGAGCTGGATTCTTGCCAACCAAGAAAGCAAGCCGGATCTCAGCTTGGAAGACAATGCGCGGCTCATCGAACCTGGCTACGACGCGATGACGCCCGAAAAGCAGGCAGCAGTGGTGGCTGAAGTGAAAGCTGTGCTCGACAGCATCGGCGCCACCCACGGCAACGGTCAGTGGAAGTCTAAGGTGCTGGTTGACGATCGCATTGCTGACAGCATCTTCCAGCAGATTCAAACCCGCCCGGGTGAATACTCGGTGCTGGCGACGATGAACCTCAATGGCGACTACATCTCTGATGCAGCGGCGGCGGTGGTCGGTGGCCTGGGCATGGCCCCCGGTGCCAACATTGGCGACGAAGCGGCGATCTTTGAAGCGACCCACGGCGCAGCGCCCAAGCACGCTGGCCTCGATCGCATTAACCCCGGCTCGGTCATCCTCTCCGGCGTGATGATGCTGGAGTACCTAGGCTGGCAAGAGGCTGCTGACTTGATCACCAAGGGCATCAGCCAAGCGATCGCTAACCGTGAGGTCACCTACGATCTGGCTCGGTTGATGGAACCGGCGGTTGATCAACCACTCAAGTGCTCGGAATTTGCCGAAGCCATCGTCAAGCATTTCGACGATTAGGCGATCGCGCGAAAGCAAACTGGTAAGTTGGTGCTCAAGCGTCTTGTCTGGAGCACCTTTTTCATGCCTGCGGCTGCCACTTTGGCCGATTGGAAGGCCGCATCAGTTCCCGACTTTTTGGCGGAGCGCAGTCGTCAAGAACTGGCGCGTTTGGGGAAT
Protein-coding regions in this window:
- a CDS encoding NADP-dependent isocitrate dehydrogenase: MYEKIQPPSEGSKIRFEAGKPIVPDNPIIPFIRGDGAGVDIWPATERVLDAAVAKAYGGQRKITWFKVYAGDEACDLYGTYQYLPEDTLTAIREYGVAIKGPLTTPIGGGIRSLNVALRQIFDLYACVRPCRYYTGTPSPHRTPEQLDVVVYRENTEDIYLGIEWKQGDPTGDRLIKLLNEDFIPNSPSLGKKQIRLDSGIGIKPISKTGSQRLIRRAIEHALRLEGRKRHVTLVHKGNIMKFTEGAFRDWGYELATTEFRTDCVTERESWILANQESKPDLSLEDNARLIEPGYDAMTPEKQAAVVAEVKAVLDSIGATHGNGQWKSKVLVDDRIADSIFQQIQTRPGEYSVLATMNLNGDYISDAAAAVVGGLGMAPGANIGDEAAIFEATHGAAPKHAGLDRINPGSVILSGVMMLEYLGWQEAADLITKGISQAIANREVTYDLARLMEPAVDQPLKCSEFAEAIVKHFDD